TCGACGACGCCCTGGCCGCCGCCGCGCCGGTGGTGGCCAACCGGCCGGAGCCGGTCGCGCTGGTGGCGCTGCCGCCGCACGGGGGCAGGTTCGAGTTCGGCGCGACCCGCAACCGGACGCTGACCAGCAACGCCACCGAGTTCGCCACGCTGGCCATGGCCCACAACGGCGCTCACCCGTACGTGGCGGTGATGGACTTCGACGCCGGCGACCGCCGGGTGGCGGCGGGCCCGCACGTGTTCCAGCACGTCGCGAACCTGCTGGAGGCCACCGACGTGGACGACAACCCGCGGCCGCTGCGCCCGCTGATGGTCGGCGGCGGCTACCGGGTCACCGACCGGGAGCGGCTGGTCGCCGACACCCTCAACCACATCAACACCACCAAGGGCGTGTCCGCGGCCAAGCGGCGGGAGCACCGGGCGCGGTTGGCGGAGGAGGGCTTCGTCGCCGAGTTCGAGCACGAGATGGCGGCCGACATGCACGCCCGGCGCAACCAGGCGGAGGTGCACCCGCTGCTGCCGTACACGCCGGAGCCGAACCTGTTCGTCGACGGCCTGGCCGTCCTGGCGGGCCCGAACGTGCGGTTCGGCCCCAAGGGCGCCGAGTTCGGCATCCTGGGCCGCGAGCTGAACAAGCTCAACGCCGCCGAGCTGGGCGCACTGCACGCGGCGGACGTGACAGCGGGCGAGGTGTCCGCGGCGGACGCCGCGGAGCGGCTGAAGGTCGACGGGCAGAACAACCGGCACCCGCTGCGCGGCCAGTCGTTCAGCGTGGACTTCGTGGACGGCGCGACCGGCACCGACCTGTCCCGCATCGCCTACGGCATGATCAGCAAGCCCAAGGTGCCCCAGAGCCACATCGAGCCGGCCAACGTGATCGAGCGGTTCGTCAAGAACAAGACCGCGAAGGCCGGCATGTCCCCCGCCAACCAGCGGCGGGACCTGGACGCCAACCCCTACGAGCTGAGCGAGCCGCTCCGGCTGCCGCCGGGTGGGCGGGGGACCAACACCTGGGCGCCCGACGACCGGATGCGCGACCAGCTCGGCGAGGACCCCGACCGCAACCCGTTCAACCCGGCCATCTCCACGCCGGCGCCCGCCCCGTTCGAGGGGGTCGAGGTCGGCGTGCCGCAGGAGCACAAGCTGCACGCCTCGCACGGCCTGGTGGCGTCCGACCACGTCAGCGAGGCGGCGCGGCACCTGCGGTTCATCGCCAACGACCTGCTGCCGCGGCTGGCCGGCCAACCGCCCGCCGGTCCACCGCCACCGCCGGGCACGCCGCCGCTGCTCACCCCGGCGCCGCCGGCGGCGGGCGGGCTCTACGACGCGGTCGGGCAGGCCGTGGGCATCCCGCCCGCGGTGCTGCGCGAGCAGGTCGTCGCCACCGCGCAGGGCGTGGTGCCGCAGGTGGCCGACCACATGGTCGACCGCCCGATGCGCCGCGGCCACTTCTACGGCGCGCTGGTGGAGTCGGTGAACTGGTCGGTCAAGGACCAGGCCGAGGACACCATGGCCCACAACGCCCAGGGCCTGACCGGGCGGCTGATCGCGACCCGGTTGGGTGTGAACCTGGTCATCGTGGTGCCGGGCGCGCCGCAGCCGGAGGTGCTGGTCCCGTTCGGCCCGCCGGTGCAGCAGGCGGTGCGCGTGGAGCGGGTCCTGGTCAACGGCGTGGTGACCTACCGGAGGCTCTGACCAGGGCCGCGAGGTCCCCAGTGGACGGTGGTCGTCACCTGTTCGTGTGACGACCACCGCACAGCCGGCGCAGGTCAGCGGTGAGGTGAATCGATCGAGAACACGCGGTGCTGTCTCGTCGCTCACAGACGGGTCGGGCCGTTGGGTCGGGTGGCTCACGCGGGTCTAGCATCCGGAGGTCAAGGTCCGCGTACGCACGTACCGGAGACCAGTCCACCACTGACGCTGGAGGCCGTTGCGCATGGCCGGCACCACCGCACCCGAGCGGGCGGGCAGCAGCTCCAAAGGGGGCGGAACGCTCTACCGCGGGGACCTGGGCATGTGGTCCTGGGTCGCCCACCGCATCACCGGTGTGTTGACGTTCTTCTTCCTGTTCGCGCACGTCCTGGACACCGCGCTGGTGCGGGTGTCGCCGGACGCGTACGACAAGGTCATCGAGACCTACAAGAACCCGGTCGTGAACCTGTTCGAGGTCGGCCTGGTCGGCGCGGTGCTCTACCACGCGCTCAACGGCATCCGGGTGATGCTGGTCGACTTCTGGGAGAAGGGCGCGCGCTACCAGAAGCAGATGCTGTGGGGCGTGCTCGGCGTCTGGGTGCTGGTCATGGTGCCCGGCACCTACTTCATGATGGTCCGCACGGTGTCCCACCTGTTCGGCGGGGGTCAGTGAGCATGAGCGAGTCCCTTGCCCTCGACAAGCCCCGCTCCCCGCGGCGCCCGGCCGCCCGGCGCAGCAACTTCGAGCTCTACAGCTGGCTGTTCATGCGCATCTCGGGCGTGGCGCTGGTGGTCCTGGTGCTCGGCCACCTGTTCATCATGAACATCCTCGACGGCGGTGTGCACCGCATCAACTTCGGCTTCGTGGCCGGCCGCTGGGCGTCCCCGTTCTGGCAGTTCTGGGACCTGCTGATGCTGTGGCTGGCCCAGATCCACGGCGGCAACGGCCTGCGCACCGTGATCAACGACTACGCCCGCAAGGACTCGACCCGGTTCTGGCTCAAGGTGCTGCTCTACACGTCGATGGTGCTCGTCGTCGGCCTCGGCACGTACGTGATCTTCACCTTCGACCCGAACATCACCGACTGACCCGCCGCGGGAGTTGTAGCAGCCATGCAGTTCCACAAGTACGACGTCGTGATCATCGGCGCGGGCGGCGCCGGCATGCGCGCGGCGATCGAGGCCGGCCAGCGCGCCCGCACGGCGGTGTTGACCAAGCTCTACCCCACCCGCTCCCACACGGGCGCCGCGCAGGGCGGCATGTGCGCCGCGCTGGCGAACGTGGAGGAGGACAACTGGGAGTGGCACACCTTCGACACGATCAAGGGCGGTGACTACCTGGTCGACCAGGACGCCGCCGAGATCATGGCGAAGGAGGCCATCGACGCGGTCCTCGACCTGGAGAAGATGGGCCTGCCGTTCAACCGCACGCCCGAGGGCAGGATCGACCAGCGGCGGTTCGGCGGCCACACCCGCAACCACGGCGAGGCGGCGGTGCGGCGCGCGTGCTACGCGGCCGACCGCACCGGCCACATGATCCTGCAGACGCTGTACCAGAACTGCGTCAAGCACGGCATCGAGTTCTTCAACGAGTTCTACGTCCTCGACATCTGCCTGACCGAGACCGACAACGGCCCGGTGTGCACCGGCGCCGTGGCCTACGAGCTGGCCACCGGCGAGATCCACGTCTTCCAGGCCAAGTCGGTCGTGTTCGCCACCGGCGGCTTCGGCAAGGTCTTCAAGACCACGTCCAACGCGCACACCCTGACCGGCGACGGCATGGGCATCGTGTTCCGCAAGGGCCTGCCGCTGGAGGACATGGAGTTCTACCAGTTCCACCCGACCGGCCTGGCGGGCCTGGGCATCCTGCTCACCGAGGGCGCCCGCGGCGAGGGCGCGATCCTGCGCAACGCCTCGGGCGAGCGCTTCATGGAGCGCTACGCGCCGACCATCAAGGACCTGGCGCCGCGCGACATCGTGGCCCGGTCGATGGCCCTGGAGGTGCTGGAGGGCCGGGGCGCGGGCCCGAACAAGGACTACGTGCTGCTGGACTGCACGCACCTGGGCGCCGAGGTGCTGGAGACCAAGCTCCCCGACATCACCGAGTTCGCCCGCACCTACCTGGCGGTCGACCCGGTCAAGGAGCCGGTCCCGGTCTACCCGACCGCGCACTACGCGATGGGCGGCATCCCCACCAACGTGCACGGCGAGGTGCTGCGGGACAACGACAACGTCGTCCCGGGCCTGTACGCCGCGGGCGAGTGCGCCTGCGTGTCGGTGCACGGCGCCAACCGGCTGGGCACCAACTCGCTGCTGGACATCAACGTGTTCGGCCGCCGCGCGGGCATCGCCGCCGCCGAGTACGCCAACAACCACGACCACCTCGACCTGCCGGAGAACCCGGCGGCCGCGGTGGAGTCCCAGCTCGCCCTGGTGCTCTCCGAGCACGGCCAGGAGCGCGTCGCGGACATCCGCACGGAACTCCAGGCCACGATGGACGCCAACGCGTCGGTCTACCGCACGGAGGACACGCTCAAGCAGGCGCTGCACGACGTGCAGGCGCTCAAGGAGCGCTACGAGCGGATCACCGTCCAGGACAAGGGCAAGCGCTTCAACACCGACCTGCTGGAAGCGGTCGAGCTGGGCTTCCTGCTGGAGCTGGCCGAGGTCCTGGTGGTGGGCGCGCTGGCCCGCAAGGAGTCGCGCGGCGGCCACGCCCGCGAGGACTACCCCAACCGGGACGACACGAACTTCATGCGCCACAGCATGTACTACAAGCAGGGTGACGGGCTCCTGTCGGACATCCGCCTGGACTACAAGCCCGTGACGTTCACCCGGTACCAGCCGATGGAGCGCAAGTACTGATGACCGCTACCGCTGAAGCACCGACCGGCTCCCGCGGCTCCCAGCCCCCCGTACCGGACGGCGCCATCACCATCACCCTGCGGATCCGCAGGTTCAACCCCGAGTTCGACGACGAGCCGCGCTGGGACGACTTCGAGATCCCCGCGCTGCCGTCGGACCGCGTGCTGAACCTGCTGCACTACGTGAAGTGGTACCTCGACGGCACGCTGACGTTCCGGCGCTCGTGCGCCCACGGCATCTGCGGGTCGGACGCCATGCGCATCAACGGCGTCAACCGGCTGGCGTGCAAGGTCCTGCTCAAGGACCTGCTGGCGGCGGGCGGCAAGCAGACCACGATCACCGTGGAGCCGATCAAGGGCCTGCCCGTCCACAAGGACCTCCTGGTGGACATGGAGCCGTTCTTCGAGGCGTACCGCGCGGTCAAGCCGTACCTCATCACCTACGGCAACGAGCCGACCCGCGAGCGGGTCCAGTCGATCGCCGACCGCGAGCGCTTCGACGACACCACGAAGTGCATCCTCTGCGCCGCGTGCACGACCTCGTGCCCGGTGTACTGGACCGAGGGCTCCTACTTCGGCCCGGCCGCGATCGTCAACGCGCACCGCTTCATCTTCGACAGCCGGGACCAGGGCGCCGAGGAGCGCCTGGACATCCTGAACGACGTGGACGGCGTCTGGCGGTGCCGCACGACCTTCAACTGCACCGACGCCTGCCCGCGCGGCATCCAGGTGACCAAGGCGATCCAGGAGGTCAAGCGCGCCCTGCTGTTCAAGCGCGTCTGACCCGCCACGACCAGGTGAGGGGGCTCGGCCGACCCAGGCCGGGCCCCTTCGCCGTTCACCCGCCCGGCCCTGCCCCGAACGGGCGACCGCCGCAACCCCCGGGGCACCCCGCTCCGTCCTGGACGTGCGGGGGCATCCGACGAGGGAGGGGGCAGGGACGTGGAGACGAGGACATCCGGGCGATTACTGCTGGTCGGCGTGGTCGTCGCGGTGGTGGCGATCGCGGTCGCGGTCGTCGCCGCGGTGTCGGCGGGCCGGCCCACCGGGGACGACCTGGTGGGCGGGGCACCGGCGGGCGAGGCGCCGGCGGGTCCGACCGCGTCGGACCCGGCAGCGGCGGACCCGGGCCCGGCGGACGCGGCGCCGGTGCCGGAGTACCTGCCGGCCGGGTACCGGGAGAGCTACGCCGGACCCTCGTCCGGCTCCGCCTACCCCGGGCCCGCGGGCGTGGTGCGGGTGTTCACCAAGCCCGGCGGTGACGACCCGGTGGCGCTGGTGGTGCGCGTGGTGGCCGGGGGCGGCGCGATCGCGTCCGAGGGCGGCGCGCCGGAACCGGCCCGGGTGCGCGGCACCGACGGCGAGCTGATCGGCACCCGCAACGGCGGGATGGCCCTGACCTGGGTGGAGGGCGGCACGCGCTACGCGGTCTCGTTCGAGCCGCCGGCGAACACCGTGGTGGACTTCGCGCCGCGGGAGACCGCCGACGAGCTGGGTCGCGTCGCCGGCGGTCTCCGGTTGGGGTGAGGGTCAGCCGAGCGGCTTGGCCTCGAACGCGGTCAGCGACTGACCGCGCAGGGCCGCGGCCGCGCCGGAGTCGGCCTCACCGAGGGCGCGCAGCCGGCCGCCGTCGACCTGGTAGCGGCCCTGCGGCCCGCCCACCACGCCGAACTTGCCGTCGCCGACCGGGGCGAGGAACAGCACGTAGGACTGGCCCGCGACGCTGGCCGGCTCGTTCTCGGGGACGTAGCGGTCGTTGCCGATCTGCCCGCCGAGGTGGACGACCCGCACCGTGTCACCGGCCTTGACGCCCTTGTAGCCGGCGTCGACCCGGTAGACCACGTCGTGCTGCACGACACCCGCCTGGGCCGCCTTGTGGGCCGGTAAGTCCTTCACCGGGAAGCCCTCGGGGATGTAGCGGTAGGCGGGCCCGACCTCGATCGCGGTCGCGCGGACGACGACGGCGGACTTCGCGGCGGCCGCGGCCACCGTGTCGAAGGTCGGGTAGTCGGCGGCCATCTGGTGCACCGCCACCTCGGGCGCGCCCGACCCGTTCGCGGCGATCGCGAGCGCGCCGCCACCGGCCACGGCCGCCGCCACGGCGACCACCAGGATGCGCATCTTCATGGGATCGGCTCCTTCGCGATCAGTACGGGTACAGGCTGTTGATGTCGTCGATGTCGTGCGTTTGCGGCGTGTTGTAGGACAGGTAGCCCTGGCGCATGATCGAGTTGTAGGTGCCGTCCGTGGCGTGCGCGAGGCCGAGGCCGTGGCCGAATTCGTGGGCGGCGACCTTCTGCCGGATGAAGTCCGTTTCCGAGCCCAGCGTGTTGGTGTTCAGCTGGAGGTCCGCCCAGCGGTAGACGCAGCCCGAGCCGAAGCACGGGTGCATGGTGGTCAGGCCCCACCAGGTGGTGTTGTACGCGTAGCCGTAGTAGTCCTCCTCCGAGACGGAGAAGTCCTCCTGGGTGACCCACACCCGGGTGGGGGTGCTGTGCCAGGACGAGGCGGCGGCGTGCTGCTGGGGCTGGTAGGAACCGGAGACGGTGTAGCCGATGTAGAGCCAGTTGCCGGGGGTGTGCGGGAAGCTGCCACCCAGGAAGTGCGCGTTGGCCGTGGCGGGTCCGAGCAGCATCGCGGTGACCGCGACGAGTGCGGTGACGGCTGCGGCCCGCCTCGCACCTCTGATCGTCGACATACGTTGCTCCCTCTGCGGTCTGGCACGGTGAATTCGCCGTGCGCAGTGGGTAGGGAGCGGGGCCGGGACGGCAGATGCGCCCCAAACCGGTGTTCACCCGGTTGGGCGCGGCACATTCCGCGTGCCCGGGAATGGGCGTCGTGGAATTCCTGCCGCGTTCGGGTGGTACCCGCCGTAGGCCGCATTCCGGCGGACCGGGGAAGCCCTTCCGGCGCGATGCGCCGGCTCACCGGTTCGGGAGGGCCGCGGGCGCCGGCTCACCGGATCAGGAGGGCCGCGGGCGCCGCCTCACCGGATCAGGAGGGCTGCTGGTTCGCGGCCCGGCGGGCCCGCGCCGCCTTGGCGCGCCGGGTCCGCAGGTACATGGCCAGCGCCGCCAGCAGGCCCAGGCCGGCGACCGCGGTGACGGGCGCGCCCACCGTGCCGAACGCCTTGTGCATCGCCGTGTTCTGCGGGTCCTCGCTGGAGTTGGCCACCTGGCCCACCGCGGTGGACGTGCTGGTCGGCCGGGGTTCGGTGGTCTTCTTCTGCACCTGCCGCGCGCCCTCCACCAGGCGCCCGACCGGGTTCGCGATCGCCGACGCGGGCAGCGCGAAGCCGTAGTCCAGCAGCCGGGCCGCCTGGTCGGTCATCCGCACCGGCGCCTGCTGCCCGCGCAGCAGCACCACGACCAGCCGCCTGCCGTCGCGCTCGGCGGCGCCGACGTAGGTGTGCTGCGCGTCGTCGGTGAACCCGGACTTGCCGCCCAGCGCGCCCTCGTACGAGGTCAGCAGCCGGTTGTCGTTGACCACCGGCACGGTCCCGGCGCCGCCGGGGGCCGGGAAGTCGATCCGCTGGGTCTGCACGGCCTTGACGAAGTCCGGGTACTTCATCGCCTCGCGGAAGATCAGCGCCACGTCGTAGGCCGACGTCGAGGTGCCCGGCCCGTCCAGGCCGGAGGGGGTGACCGCCCGGGTGTCCAGCGCGCCCAGCTCGGCGGCCAGCGCGTTCATCTTCCGGATGGCCGAGGGGATGCCGCCCAGCCGGCGCGCGAGCGCGTGGGCGACGTCGTTGCCCGAGGCCATCACCAGCGCCTGGAGCAGCTGCTCCACGGTGTAGGTGTCCCCGGCGCGCAGGCCGACGCAGGTGCACTCCTGCTCGACGTCGTCGGGCGTGGCGACCACGGTCGAGTCGGGCGCCAGCTCCTTGGCGACCACCGTCGCGAGCAGCACCTTGATCACCGAGGCGGGCCGCTGCCGCCCGTGCGGGTCCAGGCCGGCCAGCACCGCGCCGCTGCCCAGGTCGGCCAGCAGCCAGCTCGCCGACGAGACGCCGTCGGGCAGCGCGGGCGCGTTCGGCGGCAGCACCAGGCCGCACTCGCCCATGCGGTCGCCGCCGACGGGGTTCTCCGGCACCTCCAGCGGCGCCGGCGGGCGCTCGCCGGGCGGGACCTGCTCGGAGGTGTCCACCGCCGGGGGCGGTGAGACCTTGTTCTCGCAGGTCGGCTGGGCCGCGGTGGCCGGCGCGGCGCCGAGCGCCGCGGTGGCCGTCAACGCGCAGGCAGCCGTGCAGGCGGCCAGTGCGGAGGCAACGGACCGTCGGAACGCGGAGGGTCGCACGCGTCCAGGCTAACCACCCCGGATGAGTGAGCCGCACCCGCCACGTCCGATACTGCTCCGGTGAAGCTGTCCCGCGGCACGTCCGTCTTCCTGCTTGCCTTCGGGGTGTGGTCCTGGGTGATCTGGCCCACCTTCCTGCGCAACATCTGGAAGGACCCCCGCTCGTGGGACGCCGGCCCGACCGCCTTCTTCACCGTCCACCTGCTGCTCGTGGTCGCGTCGCTCACCTCCGGCACGGTCATCGGCGTGCTGGGCGTGCGCGGCCTGCGAGCCGCGCGCAGGTAGCCGACACCGACGACCCTGGAGGCCCCGCCGTGGAATTCGTGCGCCTGCTGCTGGTGTTCCTGCACCTGCTCGGCATGGGCATGCTCATCGCCATGTTCTTCGTCCAGCGCCGGGCGGGCGCGGACGCGCCGCTGAACAAGGGCTGGCTGCACGGCAGCGCGCTCCAGCTGCTCACCGGCGTCGCCCTGGTCGGCCTCGCGCCGCTGACCGACCAGGACTACGACCACGTCAAGATCGGCGTCAAGACGCTGGTCCTGGTCGCGATCGCGGCCCTGGTGGCGGTGAACCTGAACAAGCCGAAGCCCGCGACGTGGCTCACCCCGGCCCTGGCCGGCCTGGTCGTGCTCAACGTGGGCATCGCGGTCTTCTGGACCTGACCCGCGCTCAGCGGCGGCGGAACAACGCGCCCAGCAGCAGCCCCGCGCCGACCAGCCCGACCGCGGCGCGGGGGCTGGGCGCCGACCGCACCTCCACCACCGGCCGGATCACCGCGGGCGGCGGGGGCACCGGCGGGTCCCGGAGCAGGTTCTCCCGGGCGGTGGCCGTCCAGGCGGTGATGAACAGCAGGAACTGCGCGACCAGGTTGGCGAAGAACAGCACGCCGATCACCGGGCCGAACACCGCGCCCGAGGGCGAGGCGGTCACGCTGCTCAGGTACAGCGTCCCGGCCTGCTTGAGCACCTCGAACCCGACCGCGGCGGCGCCCGCGCCCTTGACCGCGCTGCGCCAGCCCACGGGCTTGCGCGGCAGCTTGGCCAGCACCCACAGGAACACCAGCCAGTTCGCCACCAGCGCGAGCAGGATCGTGCCGACCTTCAGCAGCGCCTGGGCCCAGCCCACCCCGGCCAGGCCCACCCAGCGCAGCACCAGTTCGGCGAACCCGCTGCCCAGGGCGGTCAGGCCGAACGAGACCACCAGCGCCAGCCCGAGGCTGACCAGGGACAGCAGGTCCTTGAGGATCGTCTTGAGGAAGGGCCGGTCCTCCTTGGCGTGGCCCCACTGGGCGGTCAGCGCGTCCCGCAGGTTGCTCATCCAGCCCAGGCCGGAGTAGGCGGCGGTGAGCAGGCCGAGCACGCCGACCGTGCCCTTGGACTCGATGGCCTGGTCGACGACGTCGTTGATGGTGGCGCCCAGCGCGCCGGGCACGGCCTCGGCGATGCTGGTCTGCATCTCGTCGAGCAACCCGGGCTCCGAGGCGAGCACGAAGCCGGCGACCGCGAACCCGATCATCAGCATCGGCACCAGCGACAGCACGCTGAAGTACGTCACGGCCGCCGCGTAGTGCGCCCCGTACTGCTCCGAGTACCGGTCGAAGGCGCGGAACAGGTGGTCGAGCCACGGCTTCTCCCGCCGCAGCCGTTCGACCCGCGACCCGCCCCCGGTGCTCTCCGCCACAGGGAGAAGCTAAGGCGCCCGACGATCACCCGCCACTCCGGCGGGTGCGGGTCTCAGCCGCCGGCCAGGAAACCGATCCGGTCGTAGGCCCGCGCCAGGGTCCGCGACGCCACCGACCGGGCCCGCTCCGCGCCCCGGGCCAGTACCTTGTCCAGCTCCGCCCGGTCGGCCAGGTACTCGGCGACCCGGGCCTGGATCGGCGTGACGAACTCGGTGAACACCTCGCCGAGGTCCTTCTTCAGGTCCCCGTAGCCCTTGCCCTCGTACCGGGCCACCAGCGACTCGACCGGCTCGCCGCTCAGCGCCGAGTAGATGACCAGCAGGTTGCTCACGCCGGCCTTGTGCTCGGGGTCGTAGGCGATCTCGCGGCCGGGGTCGGTGACCGCGGACCGGATCTTCTTGGCCGACCGCTTCGGGTCGTCCAGCAGCTCGACCACGCCGGCGGGCACGGACTTCGACATCTTCGACGTCGGGTCCTGGAGGTCGTAGATCTTGGCGGTGTCCTTGACGATGTAGGGGTCGGGCAGCCGGAACGTCTTGCCGTACCGGGTGTTGAACCGCTGCGCGAGGTCGCGGGTCAGCTCCAGGTGCTGCCGCTGGTCCTCGCCGACCGGCACGTAGTGCGCCTGGTAGAGCAGGATGTCCGCGGCCTGCAGGATCGGGTAGGTGAACAGGCCGACGCCGACCCCGGCCTCCTGCCGCGCGGACTTGTCCTTGAACTGGGTCATCCGGCTGGCCTCGCCGAACCCGGTCAGGCACTGGAGCACCCAGCCGAGCTGGGCGTGCTCGGGCACGTGGGACTGGACGAACAGCGCGGAGCGGTCCGGGTCGATGCCCAGCGCGAGCAGCTGCGCGGCGGACACCCTGGTGTTGTGCCGCAGCACCTTGGGGTCCTGCTCGACGGTGATCGCGTGCAGGTCGACCACGCAGTAGAAGGCGTCGTGCGCCTCCTGGAGGGCCACCCACTGCCGCAGCGCGCCGAGGTAGTTGCCGAGGTGGAACGAACCGGCGGTCGGCTGGATGCCGGACAGCACGCGGGGCCGGCTCACCGGGGCGGCGTCCTCGCCGGCGCTCCCGGTGGTGTTCTCAGCGGGGGTCTCAGTGGCCACGGCGCGATTCTCCCAGGCGGACCGGAGGTCGCCGGTGGCGGGCCCCGGCGCGCTCAGGCGCCGGTGGCGGCGGGCTGGGCCTCGGGCTCCTCGACGACCGCCGCCGCGCGGACCAGGGCGGCCTTGCGCCTGCGCACCAGCCCGGCCACCAGCCCGACCACGCCGAAGGTCACCGCGGCGAGGCCGACCGGGGCGTTGAGCGGGATCGGCGGCGCCGCGACCGCGCCCTCGGCGGCCTCCGCGACACCTTCGACGACCAGGGTGGACGTCGTGCCCAGGACAACGCCCAGTACCGCACCGCGACCGCGCACGGCCCAGCCTCCTCACCAACACCAGGCCACCCCACCGGGGGGGTGAAACTCGTTGACGGATGGCCGCGAACCTACCGAAGCCGTGGGATCGCCGTGCTCGGATCGGGTAATCGCGACCGCCGCAGGGTATAGGCACTCGAACGCCGGTCACACCACAGGGGTGGCGGGCGTCACCCGCCCGGCACCTGCCGGCGACCGCGTGGACGCACGCAGACGGTCGTTCGGACCTGCCCGTTCACCCTTTCGGCACTCTTCGGCACACCCTTCCAGCCGGACCGCCACCCGACCGGCTCAACCCGCACACGGACAGCGCGCAGCGGGCCGAGCACCCCCGGCCCCGCACCCGGCGCCCCGCTACCGGGCCACGTCCACCCGGCCGTAGGTCGTCGTGCGCTGCCGGGCCGGCCGCCCGGCCAGGGCCGCCGTCGCCTCCAGCTGCCGCACCGTGCGCGCCGACCCGTGCTCGGACCCGGCCATGCGGCTGATGGTCTCCTCCATCAGCGTCCCGCCCAGGTCGTTGGCGCCGCCCCGCAGCACCTCGGCGGTGCCCTCGTCGCCGAGCTTCACCCAGGAGCACTGGACGTTGTCCACCCGCCCGTGCAGCGCGAGCCGGGCGAACGCGTGCACCGCGCGGTTGTCCCGCCGGGAGGGACCGGGCCGGGCCACGCCCGCCAGGTAGATGGGCGCGTTGCGGTGCACGAACGGCAGGCCGACGAACTCGGTCAGCCCGCCCGTGCGGTCCTGGAGCGCGGCCAGCACCCGGAAGTGCCCGAGCCAGTGCCCGGGGTGGTCGACGTGCCCGTACATCATCGTGCTGGAGGACCTGATGCCCAGCTCGTGCGCGGTGCCGACCACGTCGAGCCAGGTCGCGGCGGGCAGCTTGCCCTTGGTCAGCACCCAGCGCACGTCGTCGTCGAGGATCTCGGCGGCCGTGCCGGGG
This portion of the Saccharothrix syringae genome encodes:
- the sdhC gene encoding succinate dehydrogenase, cytochrome b556 subunit, producing MAGTTAPERAGSSSKGGGTLYRGDLGMWSWVAHRITGVLTFFFLFAHVLDTALVRVSPDAYDKVIETYKNPVVNLFEVGLVGAVLYHALNGIRVMLVDFWEKGARYQKQMLWGVLGVWVLVMVPGTYFMMVRTVSHLFGGGQ
- a CDS encoding succinate dehydrogenase hydrophobic membrane anchor subunit, whose amino-acid sequence is MSESLALDKPRSPRRPAARRSNFELYSWLFMRISGVALVVLVLGHLFIMNILDGGVHRINFGFVAGRWASPFWQFWDLLMLWLAQIHGGNGLRTVINDYARKDSTRFWLKVLLYTSMVLVVGLGTYVIFTFDPNITD
- the sdhA gene encoding succinate dehydrogenase flavoprotein subunit → MQFHKYDVVIIGAGGAGMRAAIEAGQRARTAVLTKLYPTRSHTGAAQGGMCAALANVEEDNWEWHTFDTIKGGDYLVDQDAAEIMAKEAIDAVLDLEKMGLPFNRTPEGRIDQRRFGGHTRNHGEAAVRRACYAADRTGHMILQTLYQNCVKHGIEFFNEFYVLDICLTETDNGPVCTGAVAYELATGEIHVFQAKSVVFATGGFGKVFKTTSNAHTLTGDGMGIVFRKGLPLEDMEFYQFHPTGLAGLGILLTEGARGEGAILRNASGERFMERYAPTIKDLAPRDIVARSMALEVLEGRGAGPNKDYVLLDCTHLGAEVLETKLPDITEFARTYLAVDPVKEPVPVYPTAHYAMGGIPTNVHGEVLRDNDNVVPGLYAAGECACVSVHGANRLGTNSLLDINVFGRRAGIAAAEYANNHDHLDLPENPAAAVESQLALVLSEHGQERVADIRTELQATMDANASVYRTEDTLKQALHDVQALKERYERITVQDKGKRFNTDLLEAVELGFLLELAEVLVVGALARKESRGGHAREDYPNRDDTNFMRHSMYYKQGDGLLSDIRLDYKPVTFTRYQPMERKY
- a CDS encoding succinate dehydrogenase iron-sulfur subunit, yielding MTATAEAPTGSRGSQPPVPDGAITITLRIRRFNPEFDDEPRWDDFEIPALPSDRVLNLLHYVKWYLDGTLTFRRSCAHGICGSDAMRINGVNRLACKVLLKDLLAAGGKQTTITVEPIKGLPVHKDLLVDMEPFFEAYRAVKPYLITYGNEPTRERVQSIADRERFDDTTKCILCAACTTSCPVYWTEGSYFGPAAIVNAHRFIFDSRDQGAEERLDILNDVDGVWRCRTTFNCTDACPRGIQVTKAIQEVKRALLFKRV
- a CDS encoding matrixin family metalloprotease, with the translated sequence MSTIRGARRAAAVTALVAVTAMLLGPATANAHFLGGSFPHTPGNWLYIGYTVSGSYQPQQHAAASSWHSTPTRVWVTQEDFSVSEEDYYGYAYNTTWWGLTTMHPCFGSGCVYRWADLQLNTNTLGSETDFIRQKVAAHEFGHGLGLAHATDGTYNSIMRQGYLSYNTPQTHDIDDINSLYPY
- a CDS encoding D-alanyl-D-alanine carboxypeptidase family protein, with translation MRPSAFRRSVASALAACTAACALTATAALGAAPATAAQPTCENKVSPPPAVDTSEQVPPGERPPAPLEVPENPVGGDRMGECGLVLPPNAPALPDGVSSASWLLADLGSGAVLAGLDPHGRQRPASVIKVLLATVVAKELAPDSTVVATPDDVEQECTCVGLRAGDTYTVEQLLQALVMASGNDVAHALARRLGGIPSAIRKMNALAAELGALDTRAVTPSGLDGPGTSTSAYDVALIFREAMKYPDFVKAVQTQRIDFPAPGGAGTVPVVNDNRLLTSYEGALGGKSGFTDDAQHTYVGAAERDGRRLVVVLLRGQQAPVRMTDQAARLLDYGFALPASAIANPVGRLVEGARQVQKKTTEPRPTSTSTAVGQVANSSEDPQNTAMHKAFGTVGAPVTAVAGLGLLAALAMYLRTRRAKAARARRAANQQPS
- a CDS encoding SCO4848 family membrane protein, with product MKLSRGTSVFLLAFGVWSWVIWPTFLRNIWKDPRSWDAGPTAFFTVHLLLVVASLTSGTVIGVLGVRGLRAARR
- the yhjD gene encoding inner membrane protein YhjD, which encodes MAESTGGGSRVERLRREKPWLDHLFRAFDRYSEQYGAHYAAAVTYFSVLSLVPMLMIGFAVAGFVLASEPGLLDEMQTSIAEAVPGALGATINDVVDQAIESKGTVGVLGLLTAAYSGLGWMSNLRDALTAQWGHAKEDRPFLKTILKDLLSLVSLGLALVVSFGLTALGSGFAELVLRWVGLAGVGWAQALLKVGTILLALVANWLVFLWVLAKLPRKPVGWRSAVKGAGAAAVGFEVLKQAGTLYLSSVTASPSGAVFGPVIGVLFFANLVAQFLLFITAWTATARENLLRDPPVPPPPAVIRPVVEVRSAPSPRAAVGLVGAGLLLGALFRRR
- the trpS gene encoding tryptophan--tRNA ligase — translated: MSRPRVLSGIQPTAGSFHLGNYLGALRQWVALQEAHDAFYCVVDLHAITVEQDPKVLRHNTRVSAAQLLALGIDPDRSALFVQSHVPEHAQLGWVLQCLTGFGEASRMTQFKDKSARQEAGVGVGLFTYPILQAADILLYQAHYVPVGEDQRQHLELTRDLAQRFNTRYGKTFRLPDPYIVKDTAKIYDLQDPTSKMSKSVPAGVVELLDDPKRSAKKIRSAVTDPGREIAYDPEHKAGVSNLLVIYSALSGEPVESLVARYEGKGYGDLKKDLGEVFTEFVTPIQARVAEYLADRAELDKVLARGAERARSVASRTLARAYDRIGFLAGG